One stretch of Amycolatopsis sp. 195334CR DNA includes these proteins:
- a CDS encoding FtsQ-type POTRA domain-containing protein has product MTTAREARQRRRRGPGEERGPARSASASRRGRRPESARQRTGTRPSRRKAMQRRWVAILSALSVVAGLYLIFFTSLLGVRTVDVVGATSLSPDQIRAVAAVPDRRAMLRVDTDEIRDRVLTLPGVATADVSRSWPSTIEIAVSERTPIGFFNTGQEIHLVDDSGFVFKKVPVAPAGLPELKLARVGPDDLATRAATAVLISLPGQLRGQVAAVGADSPGSVRLDLNDGRQIRWGDADQLDRKTKVLAALLTQPGKVYDVSSPELPTVS; this is encoded by the coding sequence GTGACCACGGCCAGGGAAGCCAGGCAGCGACGGCGGCGCGGTCCGGGCGAGGAGCGCGGACCGGCGCGGTCGGCGTCGGCCAGCCGGCGCGGCCGCCGCCCGGAGAGCGCGCGGCAGCGCACCGGCACCCGGCCGAGCCGGCGCAAGGCGATGCAGCGCCGGTGGGTGGCGATCCTCAGCGCGCTGAGCGTGGTCGCCGGCCTGTACCTGATCTTCTTCACTTCGCTGCTGGGCGTGCGCACGGTGGACGTGGTCGGTGCGACCAGCCTCTCGCCCGACCAGATCCGCGCGGTCGCCGCCGTGCCGGACCGGCGCGCGATGCTGCGGGTGGACACCGACGAGATCCGCGACCGGGTGCTCACCCTGCCGGGCGTGGCCACCGCGGACGTCTCGCGCTCGTGGCCGTCGACCATCGAGATCGCCGTCTCGGAACGCACCCCGATCGGCTTCTTCAACACCGGCCAGGAAATCCACCTGGTCGACGATTCGGGGTTCGTGTTCAAGAAGGTGCCGGTGGCGCCCGCCGGGCTCCCGGAGCTGAAGCTGGCGCGCGTCGGCCCGGACGACCTGGCCACCCGCGCGGCCACCGCGGTGCTGATCTCGCTGCCCGGCCAGCTGCGCGGTCAGGTCGCCGCGGTCGGGGCCGACTCACCGGGCAGCGTCCGGCTGGACCTCAACGACGGCAGGCAGATCCGCTGGGGCGACGCCGACCAGCTGGACCGCAAGACCAAGGTGCTCGCCGCGCTGCTCACCCAGCCGGGCAAGGTCTACGACGTGTCGAGCCCGGAACTGCCCACGGTTTCCTGA
- the murC gene encoding UDP-N-acetylmuramate--L-alanine ligase — MTELPEVLRRAHLIGIGGAGMSGIARILLARGAEVSGSDAKDSRAFPGLRAQGAKIAVGQAAENLDAFDGGPSAVVVSTAIKDTNPEFAAARERGIPVLHRAEALAGLMEGHRVACIAGTHGKTSTTSMLTVALQHCRLDPSFAIGGDLNESGSNAHHGTGGIFVAEADESDGSFLAYSPSVAVVTNVEPDHLDHHGTAEAYVEVFTKFVRRLEPGGLLIVCADDAPAAELADKAEAEGVRVRRYGRTATGSDDAKVLDYRPGPEGGVVRVAIGGKELDVLVAVPGEHMALNAVAALLAGIELGAPVEELAEGLAAFGGVRRRFEFKGRSGDVRVYDDYAHHPTEVAAQLRAVRHAAGQGRVIVLFQPHLYSRTKAFATEFAEALSLADEVVLLDVFGAREEPEPGVSGALIAEQVSTASSSVHYEPAFDQVVTLAADLAKPGDLVVTMGAGDVTQLGPEILAELDRRSEQG; from the coding sequence ATGACGGAACTCCCCGAGGTGCTGCGGCGCGCGCACCTGATCGGCATCGGCGGCGCCGGGATGAGCGGGATCGCCCGCATCCTGCTCGCGCGCGGGGCCGAGGTGTCCGGTTCGGACGCCAAGGACTCCCGCGCCTTCCCCGGCCTGCGCGCGCAGGGCGCGAAGATCGCGGTCGGGCAGGCGGCGGAGAACCTGGACGCCTTCGACGGCGGGCCGAGCGCGGTGGTGGTGTCCACCGCGATCAAGGACACCAACCCGGAGTTCGCCGCGGCGCGTGAGCGCGGCATCCCGGTGCTGCACCGGGCCGAGGCGCTGGCCGGGCTGATGGAGGGCCACCGGGTGGCCTGCATCGCCGGTACCCACGGCAAGACCTCGACCACCTCGATGCTGACCGTGGCGCTGCAGCACTGCCGGCTGGACCCGTCGTTCGCCATCGGCGGCGACCTGAACGAGTCCGGCTCGAACGCGCACCACGGCACGGGCGGCATCTTCGTCGCCGAGGCCGACGAGAGCGACGGGTCGTTCCTGGCCTACTCGCCCTCGGTCGCGGTGGTGACCAACGTGGAACCCGACCACCTCGACCACCACGGCACCGCCGAGGCCTACGTCGAGGTGTTCACCAAGTTCGTCCGGCGGCTGGAGCCGGGCGGCCTGCTGATCGTCTGCGCGGACGACGCGCCCGCCGCCGAGCTGGCGGACAAGGCCGAGGCCGAGGGTGTGCGGGTGCGGCGGTACGGGCGCACGGCCACCGGCTCCGACGACGCGAAGGTGCTCGACTACCGCCCCGGCCCCGAGGGCGGGGTCGTGCGGGTCGCGATCGGCGGCAAGGAACTGGACGTGCTGGTCGCGGTGCCCGGTGAGCACATGGCGCTCAACGCGGTGGCCGCGTTGCTGGCCGGGATCGAGCTGGGCGCGCCGGTCGAGGAGCTGGCCGAGGGGCTGGCCGCGTTCGGCGGGGTCCGGCGGCGGTTCGAGTTCAAGGGCCGCTCCGGCGACGTCCGGGTCTACGACGACTACGCCCACCACCCGACCGAGGTCGCCGCGCAGCTGCGCGCGGTGCGGCACGCGGCGGGCCAGGGGCGGGTGATCGTGCTGTTCCAGCCGCACCTGTACTCGCGGACGAAGGCGTTCGCCACCGAGTTCGCCGAGGCGCTGAGCCTGGCCGACGAGGTGGTGCTGCTCGACGTGTTCGGCGCGCGCGAGGAGCCGGAGCCGGGCGTGAGCGGTGCTCTCATCGCGGAGCAGGTGTCCACAGCGTCCTCGTCCGTGCACTACGAGCCCGCGTTCGACCAGGTGGTCACGCTGGCGGCCGACCTGGCGAAGCCGGGTGACCTGGTGGTCACCATGGGCGCCGGTGACGTCACGCAGCTCGGTCCGGAGATCCTCGCCGAGCTGGACCGCCGGAGCGAGCAGGGCTAG
- the murG gene encoding undecaprenyldiphospho-muramoylpentapeptide beta-N-acetylglucosaminyltransferase, producing MTDPAVGADRAVDQAAPTVVVAGGGTAGHIEPALALADAVKRLRPDAKVVALGTARGLETKLVPERGYPLELIPPVPMPRKPTPELLRLPLKVRDSVKKTREVLDRVGADVVVGFGGYVALPAYLAARGRVPIVVHEANKTAGLANKVGARFAKRVAVAVPGTPLANAEVVGIPLRRSITSLDRAALRAEARAHFGLDPDAPTLLVFGGSQGAASINTAISGAAKDFADAGIGVLHAHGPKNTLVVQEFPDKPAYVPVPYLERMDLAYAAADAVLCRSGAMTAAEVSAVGLPAIFVPLPHGNGEQGLNAKPAVDAGAALLVEDADLTAGKVAELVVPLVADAARVAEMSAAAVGLGHREADEVLARIVLEAAAK from the coding sequence GTGACAGACCCGGCAGTTGGAGCGGACAGAGCCGTCGATCAGGCGGCGCCGACGGTGGTGGTGGCCGGCGGCGGCACCGCGGGCCACATCGAACCCGCCCTCGCGCTCGCGGACGCGGTCAAGCGCCTGCGGCCGGACGCGAAGGTGGTCGCGCTCGGCACCGCGCGCGGCCTGGAGACCAAGCTGGTGCCGGAGCGGGGCTACCCGCTGGAGCTGATCCCGCCGGTGCCGATGCCGCGCAAGCCGACCCCGGAGCTGCTCCGGTTGCCGCTGAAGGTGCGCGACTCGGTGAAGAAGACCCGCGAGGTGCTGGACCGGGTGGGCGCCGACGTGGTGGTCGGCTTCGGCGGTTACGTCGCGCTGCCCGCGTACCTGGCCGCCCGCGGCCGCGTGCCGATCGTGGTGCACGAGGCGAACAAGACGGCCGGGCTGGCGAACAAGGTCGGCGCGCGGTTCGCCAAGCGGGTCGCGGTCGCCGTGCCGGGCACGCCGCTGGCCAACGCCGAGGTGGTCGGCATCCCGCTGCGCCGCTCGATCACCTCGCTGGACCGCGCCGCGCTGCGGGCCGAGGCCCGCGCGCACTTCGGGCTGGACCCGGACGCGCCGACCCTGCTGGTGTTCGGCGGTTCCCAGGGCGCCGCCTCGATCAACACCGCGATCTCCGGCGCGGCCAAGGACTTCGCCGACGCGGGCATCGGCGTGCTGCACGCGCACGGCCCGAAGAACACGCTGGTGGTGCAGGAGTTCCCGGACAAGCCCGCCTACGTGCCGGTGCCGTACCTGGAACGGATGGACCTGGCCTACGCGGCCGCCGACGCGGTGCTCTGCCGGTCCGGCGCGATGACCGCGGCCGAGGTCTCCGCGGTGGGCCTGCCGGCGATCTTCGTGCCGCTGCCGCACGGCAACGGCGAGCAGGGCCTCAACGCCAAGCCCGCGGTCGACGCCGGCGCGGCGCTGCTGGTCGAGGACGCGGACCTGACCGCGGGCAAGGTGGCCGAGCTGGTGGTGCCGCTGGTGGCCGACGCGGCCAGGGTGGCGGAGATGAGCGCGGCCGCGGTCGGCCTCGGCCACCGCGAGGCCGACGAGGTGCTGGCCCGGATCGTGCTGGAGGCGGCGGCGAAATGA
- the ftsW gene encoding putative lipid II flippase FtsW codes for MTAADQPDQGSRTGAGRVARRRTKGERPPRSFSAEQFALTAWLSRPLASFHLVLAVTGTLTVIGIVMVLSASSPSSYNPETGSSVYALFQKHLMFVGIGSLAFLIGLRVSLRRIRALSSTAMVVCLGLLMLVLTPLGKNVNGSQGWFVVGPFSLQPVELAKVALALWGAHILVIKYNVLHQWRHLLVPVVPAALLMFALVMAQPDLGGTVTLGVVLVALLWFAGAPKRLFGVILAGGVGGAVILALVAQYRLDRVMTFLNPGADPQGKGLQANQALYAIAEGGFFGKGLVQGQSKWRYLPNVQHDFIFALIGEELGFVGCVVVIGLFGLLAVVGMRIATRNLDPWIRIVAGTLTVWVVAQAAINIGYVIGLLPVTGVTLPLISYGGTSLVVTMLLLGILANCARHEPEAVAALRTQGPGKFGRLLRLPAPEPYRPPTKRRGSAGTRGGGTRRGRPAARGDGRPVAGERRGGATRATTARGSTARGSTARGSSTRRGRR; via the coding sequence GTGACCGCAGCTGACCAGCCGGACCAGGGGAGCAGGACCGGCGCGGGCCGGGTCGCGCGGCGCCGCACGAAGGGCGAGCGGCCGCCGAGGAGCTTCTCCGCCGAGCAGTTCGCGCTGACCGCGTGGCTGTCGCGGCCGCTGGCCTCGTTCCACCTGGTGCTCGCCGTCACCGGCACGCTGACGGTGATCGGGATCGTGATGGTGCTGTCGGCCTCGTCGCCGTCCTCCTACAACCCCGAGACCGGCTCGTCGGTGTACGCGCTGTTCCAGAAGCACCTGATGTTCGTCGGCATCGGCTCGCTGGCCTTCCTGATCGGGCTGCGCGTCTCGCTGCGCCGGATCCGGGCGCTGTCCTCCACCGCGATGGTGGTCTGCCTCGGCCTGCTGATGCTGGTGCTCACCCCGCTCGGCAAGAACGTCAACGGCTCGCAGGGCTGGTTCGTGGTCGGGCCGTTCTCGCTGCAGCCGGTCGAACTGGCCAAGGTGGCGCTGGCGCTGTGGGGCGCGCACATCCTGGTGATCAAGTACAACGTGCTGCACCAGTGGCGGCACCTGCTGGTCCCGGTGGTGCCCGCGGCACTGCTGATGTTCGCGCTGGTGATGGCGCAGCCCGACCTCGGCGGCACGGTCACCCTCGGCGTGGTGCTGGTCGCGCTGCTGTGGTTCGCCGGTGCGCCGAAGCGGCTGTTCGGCGTGATCCTGGCCGGCGGGGTCGGCGGCGCGGTCATCCTGGCGCTGGTCGCGCAGTACCGCCTGGACCGGGTGATGACCTTCCTCAACCCCGGTGCCGACCCGCAGGGCAAGGGGCTGCAGGCCAACCAGGCGCTCTACGCCATCGCCGAGGGCGGGTTCTTCGGCAAGGGGCTGGTGCAGGGCCAGTCGAAGTGGCGCTACCTGCCGAACGTGCAGCACGACTTCATCTTCGCGCTGATCGGCGAGGAACTCGGGTTCGTCGGCTGCGTGGTGGTGATCGGGTTGTTCGGCCTGCTCGCCGTGGTCGGCATGCGGATCGCCACGCGTAACCTGGACCCGTGGATCCGGATCGTGGCCGGCACGCTGACGGTGTGGGTGGTCGCGCAGGCGGCGATCAACATCGGCTACGTGATCGGGTTGCTGCCGGTCACCGGGGTGACCCTGCCGCTGATCTCCTACGGCGGCACCTCACTGGTGGTGACCATGCTGCTGCTCGGCATCCTGGCCAACTGCGCCCGGCACGAACCGGAGGCGGTGGCCGCGCTGCGCACCCAGGGGCCGGGTAAGTTCGGGCGACTGCTGCGCCTGCCGGCGCCCGAGCCGTACCGCCCGCCGACCAAGCGCCGGGGCTCCGCCGGTACCCGTGGCGGTGGCACCAGACGCGGCCGCCCGGCGGCGCGCGGGGACGGCAGGCCGGTGGCCGGGGAGCGGCGCGGCGGCGCGACCAGGGCCACCACCGCACGGGGCAGCACAGCACGTGGCAGTACCGCACGCGGAAGTTCGACACGGAGAGGACGTCGGTGA